The Pseudanabaena yagii GIHE-NHR1 genome segment CAGAGTCATCAGTGCCTCACAACTATCGCAATCTGAAGTCTTGATTCCCCCAGCCAAGGATATTGAGAAATTGCGGAAGATTATCTATGAGGAATTGCAATTAGCGATGCTCAAGGAAAAGCCTAGCGAAAAAGCGATCGCCTCGGCTGCCGAACGTTGGAACTCTTTATAACACTTCAAAACCCAAAAGATGAGTTGCGGCGCTTCGCGCCGCAACTCATCTTTTGGGTTTTATGTCCTAAGCAAAGCTTTCATTGCTATACCATAGGAATAATTAGATTTTTGATTTTTGATTTATTTTTGATTTAGTAACATGAACGCATTAGAATTTTTTCAAAAGAGCGCAGGCAAATGGCGATCGCAACGTACGACCCATCACCTTGCCTTCCGTCGTGCTGAGCGAGGTGGCTCCGAAATTTTGGTTAATCCCTTAAATGCCGACGATCCTAAGGTCATCGAAATTTGCCAAATGCACGCAATTGAACCCACTAATGCGATCGGTGGAGCCTATGTGAAATGGGATGGCACGATGGCATGGGATAAAGATGATGGGGAAACCCACTCAGGGGAAACAGTATTTGCCCTTGTCCCAGATGATGAGACAGGTCGCAAAGGCAAGCTGTTACGGGAAGTGGGCTATGCAGAAGTAATGCCTGTAATTGGTCGTTACGAAATTGATGACGAAGAAGCACTCGTACTCATTACTGATTATCCATCGATGAGTTCCTATGAGCGTTTCTGGTTCCCTGCACCCAATGTAAGGGTACGGGCTAGCACGGTGCAACGCTTTGGTGGATTTAGTCAAGCGACTTTCTGTACCGAAGAGCTAATTAGTGAAGATAAAGTTGAGGTTGCAGCAAGTGCTACTTCTCAACCAGCGATCGCTTCAGTTTTTGGTTGGTAATTAGTCAAGCATCAGTAAACTCAAAACCCATATTCTTGAAACGATCGCTACGCGATCGTTTCAAGAATATGGGTTTTGTTTATAACTAATTAGCGAAATGGTGGAGCGTACATTAAACCACCATTTCGCCAGAGTTCATTTTGTCCTCGCGGTAATTTAAAGGCACTGTCTTTACCAAGATTGCGATCGTAGATTTCGGCATAGTTACCTACATGCTTGATCACTTTTACCGCAAAGTCATTACTAATACCCATATCCTTGCCAAGGCTGCCATCCACACCCAAAAATCGGCGCACTTCCGCATTTTTACTTTGTAATTGAGTGGCTAAATTGGCTGAAGAAATATCTAAATCCTCTGCCTCGATCGCTGAAAAAATAATCCATTTCACAATATCTGACCATTTCGAGTCGCCATCACTAACGGCTGGCGCAAGTGGTTCCTTAGAAATTACAAAATCTAAAACTAGATGATTCTCAGGATCGGCGAGACGAGTACGGCGTACTACTAAAGCTGAGCGATCGGCGGTAATTGCCTTACAGCGTCCTGATTGGTAAGCATTAAAGGTGGCGTTGACCTCTTCATATACCACAGGCTTATAGGAAATGTTGCGCTTACGCATTTGATCAGCGAGGTTCTGCTCAGTAGTTGTCCCTGTTTGAGCGCAAATATCAGCATCTTTAAGATCACCGATCTCCTTAATATTGCTATCTTTGCGAACCATTAGCCCCTGCCCATCATAAAAAACTACGGGCATAAACGATAGGCGCGAACTCGTATCACGGCTCAATGTCCATGTGGTATTGCGACTCAGCACATCCACTTCCCCCGACTGCAAAGCTGTGAAGCGTTCCTTCGCATTGAGATTACGGAACTGCACTGCATCGGGATTGTCAAATAGTGCGGCAGCGATCGCCCGACAAATATCAACATCTAACCCCGAATATTTGCCCTCTTTATTAACAAAGCTAAATCCGGGTAACTCACCACTAACTCCGCAATTTAATTTGCCTCGTTTCAACACAGTTTTGAGGTAGTCGCGATTTCCAGCACTGTTTCCATTGACTTGATCGGGAGTGGGGACTGGCTCACAGGCGGCGAGAGTAAATAAACACAACAATAGACATAATCCTGTGATCAACCAAGCGATCGGAC includes the following:
- a CDS encoding phycobiliprotein lyase; the protein is MNALEFFQKSAGKWRSQRTTHHLAFRRAERGGSEILVNPLNADDPKVIEICQMHAIEPTNAIGGAYVKWDGTMAWDKDDGETHSGETVFALVPDDETGRKGKLLREVGYAEVMPVIGRYEIDDEEALVLITDYPSMSSYERFWFPAPNVRVRASTVQRFGGFSQATFCTEELISEDKVEVAASATSQPAIASVFGW
- a CDS encoding amino acid ABC transporter substrate-binding protein — translated: MDHQFRSRRQDFRHFWKNLWLRILSNKMSKQFWQRPIAWLITGLCLLLCLFTLAACEPVPTPDQVNGNSAGNRDYLKTVLKRGKLNCGVSGELPGFSFVNKEGKYSGLDVDICRAIAAALFDNPDAVQFRNLNAKERFTALQSGEVDVLSRNTTWTLSRDTSSRLSFMPVVFYDGQGLMVRKDSNIKEIGDLKDADICAQTGTTTEQNLADQMRKRNISYKPVVYEEVNATFNAYQSGRCKAITADRSALVVRRTRLADPENHLVLDFVISKEPLAPAVSDGDSKWSDIVKWIIFSAIEAEDLDISSANLATQLQSKNAEVRRFLGVDGSLGKDMGISNDFAVKVIKHVGNYAEIYDRNLGKDSAFKLPRGQNELWRNGGLMYAPPFR